The following is a genomic window from Geoalkalibacter halelectricus.
ATTGAGCGAATTTTTCCACATCGAGCAAGTTCAGATCGCCGCGTCCAGTCGCGCCGGGCGCCGGCAGGTCCGGGAAAAACTCAAGGAAAGGGGGCGGCATGGGCACGTCCTGGCATTTTATTGCGGCGGCGACACCTTGCATTACCTTGAACTCAAGGACGATGCCCTCATGGATCGTTTTTTCGAGGAAAAAAGTCCCAGGACCCTGCGCACTCTCGATGTCTGCGTCCTCCACCGGCTGATTTTGGAGGAGCTGCTGCACCTCGACCCCGAAGTCCAGGAATCCCGGGCGTACCTCAAATATGTCAGGGATATCGACGAGCCCTTCGAGGCGGTTCTGGCGGGTGAGGCCCAGGCGGCGTTTCTCATGAATCCGCCCTGTTTGTCGGAGGTGCGCGACGTCGCCAATGCGGGAGAGAAAATGCCGCAGAAATCGACTTATTTTTATCCCAAGCTGCTTTCCGGCCTGGTGATCAACCCCATCTTCGAGGGTGAGTCGGTGGATGATTTTCCGATGTGCTGAGACGGGTCTGAAGTTTTAAAAAATCTGCTTGCACCGCTGAGGTCGCCGAGGTCGCCGAGAAAATCACAAAATTCTTTTCTCTGCGATCTTTGCGTACTCCGCGGTAGAGTTTCTTTGCGGTTGGATTCTTTTTTGGGGAGGAGGCTGGAGTGGAAATACTCGGCGTCGATATCGGTTTCGGTTTTACCAAAGCGACCAACGGGCGTGATGCCCTGATTTTCAAGTCGGTGCTCGGCGAGGCGACGGAGCTGCAGTTTCAAGAGCAGATTCTGCAAAATCCGCAGGGCAGCGAGGACCATTTGCGCATCGAGGTCGACGGCAAAGGTTATTTTGTCGGCGAACTGGCCGAGCGCCAGAGCAGCAACCGGTTTTTTACCCTCGACCCCACCCAACTGGTCGGGCGCTTTGCCCGGATTCTCGCCTTGACGGCTGCCTCCCGCCTGGTCGGCAGCTATTTGCCCATCAATCTGGTTACGGGATTGCCCATCGGTTACTACCGACAGCACAAGGAGGCTCTGAACCGGGTTCTGGCCGGCGAGCACAAGATCCTGGTGCAGGAAGCGGGGGGGAAGAAGGTCGAAAAAACCCTCAGCGTCAATAAGGTGCGCATCATCCCGCAACCCTTCGGCTCGCTGTTCAATGCCATGCTCAACGACAGCGGCGAGTTGAGCGACAAGCGCCTGGTGAAGGAAAAAATCGGCATCGTCGATGTGGGCTTTCGCACTTCGGATTACACCATCTCTGACCGCATGCGCTATTCCGAACGCGGCAGCCGCACCACGGATTCGGGAATCGCCAAGGCCTTCACCGCCATCGCCAACGCCCTGCGCGAGCAAAGCGGCGTCAACATCGAGCTGTATCGTCTCTACGACGCCGTTGAGAAGGGTACCATCAAGGTTCGCGGCAAGGAATTCGATCTGCGTGACACCGTGGAGCAGGCCTTCAATCAATTGGCAACCGCCGTGGCCGCCGAGGTCGAGCGGCTTTGGGCGGATGATTGGGACGTCGATGCCATTGTCGTTACGGGCGGCGGCGGCGCGGTGCTAGCGCCCTACCTGTTGCCGCTGATTGAGGGCAATGTTCTGCCGGTTGAGGCGGGCCGCGATGCGCGGCTCAATAACGTCACCGGTTACTGGAAGTTCGGCCGTCACCTGTGGGCCAAGGGAGAATTGGGTGCGGGCAGCTAACAACGGAAAGTAACTATTCGGAATGGCGTTGCGACCCCACTCCGGCTGAATAGATGTACAACGGAAAAAATAATTTTATGAGCGATCTTCTCGACAGCCGACGCATTGTCGAATTTTTTGAAAAAAACGCGCGCTATCCCCTGACCCCGGAAGAAATCGCCCGGCATCTGGGGGTGGGCCGCCGCGAGAAGAAGCGTCTGCTCGATCGTCTCGATGACCTGGTGGAGCGCGGTGCGCTGGTGCAGCTCAAAGGGCGGCGCTACGCCTTGCCGCGCAAGGTCAATCTGGTGACCGGCACCATCAGCATGCATCGCGACGGCTATGGATTTGTCAGCACCGGCGAGGGTGAGGGCAAAGACATCTTCATTCCCGCCCGCTTCGCCCGTGAGGCCATGCACGGCGATCAGGTTCAGGTGCGGGTCGAGCGCGGCCTGCGCAGCGACAAGCCCGAAGGGCGCATCGTGCGCGTGGTGCGGCGCGCCCACGGGACGCTGGTGGGACGTTTCGAGCAAACCCGCAAATTCGCCTACCTGGTTCCCGCCGATCCGCGTCTGGGTCAAGACCTCGTTATTCCGCGCAATGCGCGCGGCAAGGCGCGCTCCGGGCAGATCGTGGTGGCGCGCATCGATTCCTTTCCCAGCAAGAACCGCAATCCCGAAGGAACCGTCCTCGAGGTGCTGGGCGAACCCGGTGAGCCCGAGGTCGAAGTATTGACCGTTATCCACCAGCACGGTCTGCCGCACCGTTTCCCCGCCGAGGTTTTGACCGCGGCCAACGACATCCCGGACGAGGTGACGCCGGAGGATCTGAGCGGTCGAGAGGATTTACGCGACCTGTTCACCGTCACCATCGACGGTGAAACCGCCAAGGATTTCGACGACGCCGTGGCGGTGCGCGATGAAGGTTCGGGTCGCGTTCGGTTGTGGGTCTCCATTGCCGATGTGGGGCATTACGTGGCCGAAGGCGATGTGATCGATCGTGAGGCCTATGTGCGGGGCACCAGCGTTTATTTTCCGGATCGCTGCATTCCCATGCTGCCCGAGCGCCTGAGCAACGGCATCTGTTCCCTCAACCCCGACGTCGACCGGCTGGTCATGACGGCGGAGATGCTGTTCGACCGCGAGGGCGTGCGTCTGGAGAGCCGTTTTTATCCCGCCGTGATTCGCAGCGCCGCGCGTTTGACCTACACCCAGGTGCGGGCCATGATCGAGACCGGCGATGCCGCCGAAATCGCGCGCCGGCCCGAGGTCTTCCCGCATCTCGAAGTGATGAAAAGTCTTGCCGAGCGTTTGCAGGCGCGCCGCCGGCAGCGCGGCAGTCTCGACTTCGACTTGCCCGAAGCGGAAATCATTCTGGATCTTCAGGGCCATATCGAGGATATCGTGCGCGGCGAGCGTTACTTCGCCCATCGTCTCATCGAGGAGTTCATGCTGGCGGCCAACGAGGCGGTGGCCGCATTTCTCACCGAACGCGAGGTGCCGATGCTCTACCGCGTTCATGAGCCGCCCGCCGCCGAGAAGCTTCAGCAGTTTCAGGAATTCCTGAGTCACTTCAATCTCAAGCTGCCCCTGCGTCAGGGCCAGGTGGCGCCCCGGGATCTGCAACAGTTGCTGGAACAGATTGCGGGCCGCCCCGAGGAGCGCATGATCAACCAGGTGATGCTGCGCGGCATGAAGCAGGCCTGCTATTCGCCGGAGAATATCGGCCATTTCGGCCTGGCCTCGGATGCTTATTGCCA
Proteins encoded in this region:
- a CDS encoding ParM/StbA family protein produces the protein MEILGVDIGFGFTKATNGRDALIFKSVLGEATELQFQEQILQNPQGSEDHLRIEVDGKGYFVGELAERQSSNRFFTLDPTQLVGRFARILALTAASRLVGSYLPINLVTGLPIGYYRQHKEALNRVLAGEHKILVQEAGGKKVEKTLSVNKVRIIPQPFGSLFNAMLNDSGELSDKRLVKEKIGIVDVGFRTSDYTISDRMRYSERGSRTTDSGIAKAFTAIANALREQSGVNIELYRLYDAVEKGTIKVRGKEFDLRDTVEQAFNQLATAVAAEVERLWADDWDVDAIVVTGGGGAVLAPYLLPLIEGNVLPVEAGRDARLNNVTGYWKFGRHLWAKGELGAGS
- the rnr gene encoding ribonuclease R; translated protein: MSDLLDSRRIVEFFEKNARYPLTPEEIARHLGVGRREKKRLLDRLDDLVERGALVQLKGRRYALPRKVNLVTGTISMHRDGYGFVSTGEGEGKDIFIPARFAREAMHGDQVQVRVERGLRSDKPEGRIVRVVRRAHGTLVGRFEQTRKFAYLVPADPRLGQDLVIPRNARGKARSGQIVVARIDSFPSKNRNPEGTVLEVLGEPGEPEVEVLTVIHQHGLPHRFPAEVLTAANDIPDEVTPEDLSGREDLRDLFTVTIDGETAKDFDDAVAVRDEGSGRVRLWVSIADVGHYVAEGDVIDREAYVRGTSVYFPDRCIPMLPERLSNGICSLNPDVDRLVMTAEMLFDREGVRLESRFYPAVIRSAARLTYTQVRAMIETGDAAEIARRPEVFPHLEVMKSLAERLQARRRQRGSLDFDLPEAEIILDLQGHIEDIVRGERYFAHRLIEEFMLAANEAVAAFLTEREVPMLYRVHEPPAAEKLQQFQEFLSHFNLKLPLRQGQVAPRDLQQLLEQIAGRPEERMINQVMLRGMKQACYSPENIGHFGLASDAYCHFTSPIRRYPDLVVHRILRRALRKKGIAEGEKQRLAQTLPEVGEQTSARERRAMEAERDIVALRKCQFMVQHLGERFDGIVSGVQAFGFFVELKDYFLEGLVRISSLGDDFYHFEEERHRLIGEYGRRIFQIGDEVRVRVEHVDVERRQIDFTLEDAADNPAGGAKVGSRNP